A part of Acropora palmata chromosome 8, jaAcrPala1.3, whole genome shotgun sequence genomic DNA contains:
- the LOC141889792 gene encoding uncharacterized protein LOC141889792 produces MADDQDLVVVSLDEEAAADSQKGKKGKEKKRIWKDWEVETLISEYEGRPCLWDTFSPLYHDRDNRRKALQEIAEAMDIPKEEVTSKWNVLRAQFTREVHSELKLKSGAATSERYKSKWKFLELMRFLTEVVQARKSTDNLVKEEKKQWGS; encoded by the coding sequence atGGCCGACGATCAGGACCTCGTGGTTGTCTCACTTGATGAAGAGGCAGCTGCAGACAGccagaagggaaaaaaagggaaGGAAAAGAAGCGAATTTGGAAGGATTGGGAAGTTGAAACTTTGATTAGTGAGTATGAGGGGCGACCATGTCTCTGGGACACATTTAGCCCCCTTTATCATGATCGCGACAATCGAAGGAAAGCACTCCAGGAAATAGCAGAGGCGATGGATATTCCGAAAGAAGAAGTTACCTCAAAGTGGAACGTTTTAAGAGCTCAGTTTACCAGGGAAGTGCATTCCGAGTTGAAATTAAAGTCCGGGGCAGCGACTAGCGAGCGGTATAAaagcaaatggaaatttttaGAGCTGATGAGATTCCTAACAGAGGTGGTTCAAGCAAGGAAAAGCACTGATAACCttgttaaagaagaaaaaaagcagtGGGGCAGCTGA
- the LOC141889793 gene encoding uncharacterized protein LOC141889793, producing the protein MIGDIKKMYHTVQIKTIEQHTHRFLWRDMDNGRPPDTYVIQRVSFGDKPSGTITTIALRKTAEMGVTRYHEAAQVIENNMYMDDTIKSVPTKEKATKLAKDIETLLGNFKMKEWIFTHDRIDLLKTIPNDKSSTAEKVLGVV; encoded by the coding sequence ATGATAGGTGATATCAAGAAAATGTATCATACAGTCCAGATCAAAACTATTGAGCAACATACACATAGATTTCTATGGAGAGATATGGACAATGGAAGACCACCAGACACATATGTCATACAAAGAGTGTCATTTGGAGACAAGCCATCGGGGACGATCACTACTATTGCATtgagaaaaacagcagaaatggGAGTAACTAGATATCATGAAGCGGCTCAGGTCATCGAAAACAACATGTATATGGATGACACAATAAAGAGTGTTCCCACCAAAGAAAAAGCGACGAAACTTGCTAAGGATATAGAAACCTTACTtggaaacttcaaaatgaaagagTGGATTTTCACCCATGATAGAATTGATCTACTCAAAACTATACCCAATGACAAATCCTCTACTGCGGAAAAGGTGTTGGGAGTTGTATAG
- the LOC141889794 gene encoding uncharacterized protein LOC141889794 encodes MYHRKPKSSFKHEGHSLTPSDIAKAEKFWIMEMQKPLYKDIEKGKYKLLCPRKNTNRIYVVGERRERWSEMSGNKNEVILPYDHRFSRLYSKHIHKRGHLGVLSTASKICTKFWIIKLLKMVKAIRYKCVICKKLDKRLSEQVMGKLPVDRLKPSSAWTYTAIDLFGPFKIRDKVKNRTAGKTYGVIFNSLGTCTVDVDLTVDYSTEKFLMVLRRFASIRGYSSKLYTDNGPQVVAANEELWSKVGIKRN; translated from the coding sequence ATGTACCACAGAAAACCGAAATCATCCTTCAAACACGAAGGACATTCATTAACTCCAAGTGATATAGCAAAGGCAGAAAAATTTTGGATTATGGAAATGCAAAAACCCTTGTATAAAGACATTGAAAAGGGAAAATACAAACTCCTGTGCCCCAGAAAGAATACAAATAGAATATATGTAGTTGGAGAACGAAGAGAAAGGTGGAGTGAGATGAGTGGCAACAAAAATGAAGTTATACTTCCTTATGATCATCGATTTTCACGTCTATATAGTAAACATATCCATAAAAGAGGGCACCTTGGCGTACTCTCCACAGCCAGTAAAATTTGCACAAAATTCTGGATTATCAAACTACTGAAGATGGTCAAGGCTATCAGATACAAGTGCGTCATATGCAAGAAACTAGACAAAAGACTGAGTGAGCAAGTTATGGGAAAATTACCAGTGGACAGATTAAAGCCGTCTTCTGCCTGGACATATACTGCAATTGATTTATTTGGACCGTTCAAAATTCGAGACAAGGTGAAGAACAGAACGGCTGGGAAAACATATGGGGTGATATTCAACAGTTTAGGCACCTGCACAGTAGATGTAGATCTGACTGTAGATTATAGCACTGAGAAATTCCTTATGGTCCTGCGAAGATTTGCATCTATTCGAGGGTATTCCTCGAAACTATATACTGACAATGGACCTCAAGTAGTTGCCGCAAATGAAGAACTGTGGTCCAAGGTTGGTATCAAGAGGAACTAA
- the LOC141889795 gene encoding uncharacterized protein LOC141889795, producing the protein MADLPVDRLTPDQPPFTSVGVNYFGPFQVKRGRGLVKRYGVIFTCLAICAVHIEVAHSLDTDSFLLALRRFIARRGQVKEIRSDNGTNFSSGEKELRESINAWNQEKIHENLLQRNIKWSFNPPYGSHYGGVWEHCIRTTRKILQALLREQTTDDEVLVTLLCEVESIMNRRPITTVSSDPQDQEPLTPNHLLLLRSESPMQPGLFRREDQLSRRRWRQVQYLADIFWKRWSKEYLPLLQGRQKWLRPRRNLAVGDVVLVSMENLHRNSWPLGRIVEVIPDKKGFVRRAKVVVKSTVLERPIDKLCLLVEKDESQ; encoded by the coding sequence ATGGCTGACCTGCCTGTGGATCGTCTTACCCCAGATCAGCCGCCCTTTACATCAGTTGGTGTCAACTATTTTGGCCCATTTCAAGTAAAACGTGGACGAGGTCTTGTAAAAAGATACGGAGTGATTTTTACGTGTTTGGCCATTTGCGCAGTGCACATTGAAGTCGCGCACAGTTTGGACACTGATTCCTTTCTGTTGGCACTGAGAAGGTTCATAGCGAGAAGAGGCCAGGTCAAAGAGATCCGTTCAGACAATGGCACAAACTTTTCAAGTGGTGAGAAAGAGCTCCGTGAATCCATCAACGCCTGGAATCAAGAGAAAATCCACGAAAACctcttgcaaagaaatatcaaGTGGTCCTTCAATCCCCCTTATGGCTCGCACTACGGAGGTGTTTGGGAGCATTGTATTCGTACGACTCGAAAGATACTTCAGGCACTGCTCCGAGAGCAGACTACCGACGACGAAGTCCTGGTTACTTTACTGTGCGAGGTGGAGAGCATTATGAATCGACGTCCGATCACGACAGTCTCTAGTGATCCCCAAGATCAGGAGCCTTTGACGCCCAACCATTTGCTGCTTTTGCGTTCAGAATCACCAATGCAACCAGGGCTGTTTAGAAGAGAGGATCAGCTGTCACGCCGTAGATGGAGGCAAGTGCAATATTTGGCAGATATCTTTTGGAAAAGATGGTCAAAGGAGTACCTGCCGTTACTCCAAGGCAGACAAAAATGGTTACGACCACGGAGAAATTTAGCCGTTGGAGATGTCGTCCTTGTTTCTATGGAGAATTTGCATCGTAATTCGTGGCCCCTTGGAAGAATCGTAGAAGTCATTCCCGATAAGAAAGGGTTTGTTCGACGCGCCAAAGTAGTTGTCAAGTCAACAGTTCTCGAGAGACCAATTGACAAGCTTTGTCTCCTTGTTGAAAAGGATGAATCTCAATAA
- the LOC141889797 gene encoding uncharacterized protein LOC141889797 has protein sequence MRNETKQFHTFVANRIAIIRDGSDPDQWRHVGGDLNPADDLFRGLFAEALLSSDRWIKGLAFLWEQRERWPQDPLSLDSISDADPEVKVDVNVRASVAAVPVCPVVEYFRRMSSWHRLKKSVAWYLRYCENLQFASAHRKLAVYSPNTPCRRINMEEMKAAELQILKCVQLHYFSEELQSLTKAGVDVAHIKKENQRSSESRPSPCRWSTTCWWET, from the coding sequence ATGAGGAACGAAACCAAGCAGTTCCACACATTCGTGGCTAATCGTATCGCAATCATTCGAGACGGTTCGGATCCGGATCAATGGAGGCATGTAGGTGGAGACTTGAATCCAGCTGATGACCTCTTCAGGGGGTTATTTGCGGAAGCTCTTCTTAGTTCTGACCGCTGGATAAAGGGGCTGGCGTTCCTCTGGGAGCAAAGAGAACGGTGGCCGCAGGATCCTTTGTCACTGGACAGTATTTCTGACGCAGATCCTGAAGTGAAGGTGGACGTTAATGTCCGCGCAAGTGTAGCGGCTGTGCCCGTTTGTCCCGTAGTGGAGTATTTTCGAAGAATGTCTTCCTGGCATCGCCTCAAGAAATCGGTCGCCTGGTATCTACGGTATTGTGagaatttgcaatttgcaagTGCACACAGGAAGTTAGCAGTGTACTCCCCAAATACTCCTTGTCGGCGCatcaacatggaagaaatGAAGGCAGCAGAATTACAGATACTAAAGTGTGTCCAGTTGCATTATTTCTCTGAAGAGCTCCAATCACTTACAAAGGCCGGAGTTGATGTTGCGCAcattaagaaagaaaaccagCGGTCTTCGGAGTCTAGGCCCAGTCCTTGTCGATGGTCTACTACGTGTTGGTGGGAGACTTGA
- the LOC141889800 gene encoding uncharacterized protein LOC141889800 — translation MTVHLFGAVSSPACSNFPVCKTAKDNAKDFSADAINTVRRNFYVDDCLKSLPLVEDAVSHVDELRSLLQRGGFRLTKWISNSREVLESIPESERAQEIKKLDLQKDELPIERALGVQWRIETDKFGFNVNIKLRTKYLLSVMCVGRDG, via the coding sequence ATGACCGTCCATCTGTTTGGCGCTGTGTCCTCCCCAGCctgttcaaattttcctgTCTGCAAAACAGCCAAGGACAATGCTAAGGATTTCTCCGCTGATGCCATAAATACAGTCAGACGGAACTTTTACGTGGACGACTGTTTAAAGTCTTTGCCTTTAGTTGAGGATGCTGTTTCTCATGTCGACGAATTGCGCAGCCTGTTGCAGCGAGGTGGTTTTCGACTGACAAAGTGGATCAGCAACAGCCGTGAAGTTCTAGAGAGTATTCCTGAGTCAGAGCGTGCGCAGGAAATCAAGAAGCTGGACCTCCAAAAGGATGAATTGCCGATCGAGCGGGCACTTGGCGTTCAGTGGAGAATAGAGACCGACAAGTTTGGTTTTAATGTTAACATCAAGCTCAGGACGAAATACCTATTGAGTGTAATGTGCGTTGGCAGAGATGGCTAA